The genomic region CCATCTTCGCCCAGAACAAGTCCTTCATCCTCATGGGCGTTTCCATCCTCATGCTGGTGGGCCTCACCTATCTGGTGAACCGCACCAAGCTGGGGGTGGCCATCCGCGCCGTGGCCCAGGACCTCTCCACCGCCAGCCTCATGGGCATTGACCCGGACCGCATCATCTCCCGCACCTTCCTCATCGGGGGTTCCCTGGGCGGGGTGGCAGGGGTGCTTTTTGCCCTGCAGTACACCACCATCACCCCGTACGTGGGCTTCCTGCCCGGCCTCAAGGCCTTCACCGCCGCCGTCTTGGGGGGCATCGGCAACATCCCCGGGGCCATGCTGGGGGGGCTGGTGCTGGGCCAGCTGGAAAACTTCTTCGGCACCTACCTGCCCATCCTGACCAACGGGAACTTCGGCACCGAGTACAAGGACGTGGTGGCCTTCTTGATCCTCATCCTCATCCTGCTCCTCAGGCCGCAAGGCCTCCTGGGGCAGGTGGTTAAGGAGAAGGTATGAGCGCCCTATCCCTCCTCCTCAGCCTGGCCTTCCTGGCCCTGGCCTTCCTGGCGCCAGGGGCCCTTGCCAACCTCTTCGGCCTGGGGGCCCTGGCGGTGGCCACCTTTGTCCGCCTCTCCCCCCAGGGGCGCACCCTAAACCTGGCCCTCCTCACCCTGGCCTTCACCCTGGGCCTCATGCGCTCGGGGAACACCTTGGGCCTCATCGGCCTGGTGGGCATCCTGGTGGCCCTCACCACCCTGCCCCGGATCCCCACCTGGGTGCGGGCCCTCCTGGGCCTGGCCATCCTCCTCCTCTCCGTACCTTTGGCGGGCTTTGCCAACACCTTCGTCTTTGAGCTGGGCATCCAGATCGGCATCTACGCGGCCATGGCCCTGGGCCTCAACGTGGTGGTGGGGATGGCGGGCCTTCTGGACCTGGGCTACGCCGCCTTCTTCGCCGTGGGAGCCTACACCTGGGCCATCTTCGGCTCCGAGCAGGCCAAGAACTTCATGCAGGGGAACTTTCCCTTGCCCGGCGAGTACATGTACCTCTTCATGGGGATCGCCATCGTCACCACCGCCCTCACCGGCCTCCTCATCGGCCTTCCTGCCTTGCGCTTGCGGGGGGACTACCTGGCCATCGTCACCCTGGGGCTGGGGGAGGTGGTGCGCATCCTGGCCAACAACCTGGACCACCCCGTCAACTTCACCAACGGCCCTCAGGGCATCACCCCTGTGCAACGCCCCCCTATCGATTGGTTCCGGGAACTTATGGCGGCCATTGGGGTGCGCCTGGACCAGACCACGGACTACCAGCTCTTCTTCTACTTCCTGGTGCTGGTGATGATCGGCCTAGTGGTGCTGGTCAACCTAAACCTGGCCAACTCCCGCTTCGGCCGGGCCTGGGTGGCCATCCGGGAGGATGAGATCGCCGCCCGCTCCATGGGCATCCCCCTCCTCCCCACCAAGCTCCTGGCCTTCATGACCGGGGCCGCCTTCTCCGGGGTGATGGGGGTCATCTTCGCCGCCCAGCGCACCTTCGTCTCCCCCGAGTCCTTCACCCTCCTGGCCTCCATCACCATCCTGGGCATGGTGATCCTGGGCGGCATGGGCTCCATCCCCGGGGCCATCCTGGGGGCCGCGGCCCTTACCATCCTCAACCTGGACATCCTCAAGACCTTCAGCGAGTTCGTGCGCACCAGCCTGCCCCAGATTCCTAGCCAGGTGGACCCCGCCAAGTACGAGCGCCTGGTCTTCGGCCTGATCCTGGTCTTGATGATGATCTTCCGCCCCGAAGGCCTCATCCCCGAAAAGCGCCACAAGGCGGAGATGGAGGAGGGAGCATGAAGGCCCTCGAGGTCACCCACGCCACCAAGCGCTTCGGGGGGCTCGTGGCGGTGAACGACGTGAGCCTTACCGTGAACCAGGGGGAGATCTTCTCCGTCATCGGTCCCAACGGGGCAGGTAAGACCACCTTCTTCAACCTCCTCACGGGCATCTACGCTCCCGACGAGGGGAAAATCCTCCTCTTCGGCAAGGACATCACCGGTTTCCCCCCAGACCGCGTGGCCAAGGAGGGGGTGGGGCGCACCTTCCA from Thermus tengchongensis harbors:
- a CDS encoding branched-chain amino acid ABC transporter permease yields the protein MLEQILTLLPQVIFDGLILGFVYAMVALGYTMVYGVLELINFAHSEIFMIGAVVGVEVFRYLAPQVENGLLLLLLALVLGGAVAGITAILVERFAYRPLRKRGTTNRLVPLITAIGVSFILQDLVRLIEGLWHNEFFLRMRTVEDLEGSVELFGGAIFAQNKSFILMGVSILMLVGLTYLVNRTKLGVAIRAVAQDLSTASLMGIDPDRIISRTFLIGGSLGGVAGVLFALQYTTITPYVGFLPGLKAFTAAVLGGIGNIPGAMLGGLVLGQLENFFGTYLPILTNGNFGTEYKDVVAFLILILILLLRPQGLLGQVVKEKV
- a CDS encoding branched-chain amino acid ABC transporter permease, whose translation is MSALSLLLSLAFLALAFLAPGALANLFGLGALAVATFVRLSPQGRTLNLALLTLAFTLGLMRSGNTLGLIGLVGILVALTTLPRIPTWVRALLGLAILLLSVPLAGFANTFVFELGIQIGIYAAMALGLNVVVGMAGLLDLGYAAFFAVGAYTWAIFGSEQAKNFMQGNFPLPGEYMYLFMGIAIVTTALTGLLIGLPALRLRGDYLAIVTLGLGEVVRILANNLDHPVNFTNGPQGITPVQRPPIDWFRELMAAIGVRLDQTTDYQLFFYFLVLVMIGLVVLVNLNLANSRFGRAWVAIREDEIAARSMGIPLLPTKLLAFMTGAAFSGVMGVIFAAQRTFVSPESFTLLASITILGMVILGGMGSIPGAILGAAALTILNLDILKTFSEFVRTSLPQIPSQVDPAKYERLVFGLILVLMMIFRPEGLIPEKRHKAEMEEGA